The Sulfurimonas lithotrophica genome includes a region encoding these proteins:
- a CDS encoding HD domain-containing phosphohydrolase, translated as MLIKVKKGQNIDKYQIALDTINKDVILPYDMYIEQDDSTIAVKAGTLIDDKIYDVLQSQKAVFIPKKYVDLRKNESKNLETYISYAKHNPEYCINYLYKMNDIFFDNFLKSSDNLFDFEDVESMIKAIILLIRHNRNFVKENIIHFQNDNMLAHHSLHVAIYAVNLGISLEIQDKKLLSLGMAGYLQDIGIKKVDNNIVLKDSKLSADEIEDIHKHAMYSTEIIKHNHIHNPHIIEAIMHHHENYDGSGYPNHLKKGEISIFASILSICDVFDALTSTRPYRKEMSSFEALTYMMKDEQMRNRFNHQYIKIFITLLVKK; from the coding sequence ATGCTGATAAAAGTTAAAAAAGGGCAAAATATAGATAAATATCAGATTGCATTAGATACAATAAATAAAGATGTTATCTTGCCGTACGATATGTATATAGAACAAGACGATTCTACAATAGCCGTTAAAGCGGGTACATTAATAGATGATAAAATATATGATGTATTGCAGTCTCAAAAAGCTGTTTTTATTCCAAAAAAGTATGTAGATTTACGAAAAAACGAGTCTAAAAATTTAGAAACGTATATATCTTATGCCAAACACAATCCCGAGTATTGCATAAATTATTTATATAAAATGAATGATATCTTTTTTGATAATTTTTTAAAATCATCCGACAATCTCTTTGATTTTGAAGATGTGGAGTCTATGATAAAAGCGATTATTTTACTTATTAGACATAATAGAAATTTTGTAAAAGAAAATATAATACATTTTCAAAATGATAATATGCTTGCACACCATTCATTACACGTAGCTATCTATGCCGTAAACCTAGGTATATCACTTGAAATTCAAGACAAAAAACTTTTATCATTAGGGATGGCAGGATATCTACAAGATATAGGGATAAAAAAAGTAGATAATAATATTGTACTAAAAGACTCCAAATTATCGGCAGATGAGATAGAAGATATACATAAACACGCCATGTACAGCACGGAAATTATAAAACATAATCATATTCATAACCCCCATATCATAGAAGCAATTATGCACCACCATGAAAATTATGACGGTTCAGGATACCCAAATCATTTAAAAAAAGGTGAGATTAGTATATTCGCATCCATACTTTCTATTTGCGATGTTTTTGATGCACTAACTAGTACAAGACCATATCGAAAAGAGATGAGTAGCTTTGAAGCACTGACGTATATGATGAAAGATGAGCAGATGCGTAATCGTTTTAATCATCAATATATAAAAATATTTATAACTCTTTTAGTAAAAAAATAA
- the alaS gene encoding alanine--tRNA ligase, translating into MDIREEFLKFFESKNHQRVASAPLVPEDATLLFNNAGMVPFKSIFTGEVPTPSNPRATSCQTCLRAGGKHNDLENVGHTARHHTFFEMLGNFSFGDYFKEEVIDYSWEFITEVLELPVEKLWVTVHESDDEAEKLWQKHVPLERIMRLGDEDNFWSMGDTGPCGPCSEIFYDQGKEHFNGPEDKMGGEGDRFLEIWNLVFMQYEVKEKGGERIPLAKPSIDTGMGLERVVAIKEGALSNYGSSLFMPIIRKVEELIGKEYEYESGASYRVIADHIRTAVFLLSQGINFSNEGRGYVLRRILRRAVRHGYLLGFRKPFMYKLVDTLVSIMGKEYAYLSEKSDAVKEQIELEEARFFKTIESGIALFEDELENTKDVFSGEVAFKLYDTFGFPLDLTEDMLKSHNLKLDADKFDSLMNEQRTRAKAAWKGSGDADTHGDFKVLLENFGENTFVGYEFTSHSGEVQALLDADFKITGSLTEGEKGWVLLDITPFYAESGGQVGDTGELEGFAKVLDTKKFFGLNLSQIEVTKELKVSTVVDSHVDISRQEITKHHSATHLLHAVLFDVLGDHISQAGSLNEANRLRFDFSHPKALEHSELAEIEQRVNAIIARGIDAKTEVMDIDRARESGAKAQFGEKYGDDVRVVSFEDASIELCGGVHVGNTASIGSFIITKESGVSAGVRRIEAVVGRAAYEHFCEQRMLLKQVESEVKNLDVIAGINRLKSTIEELKVEVKEAQESAKVEITASEINGVAVVVEEYPNGDIKEKIDELKNQNDKLCAMLFQVKGDKVLIAAGVKDANAKAGDWIKQIAPILGGGGGGRPDFAQAGGKDKTKLPEAKEASLKFITEALS; encoded by the coding sequence ATGGATATCAGAGAAGAGTTTTTAAAATTTTTTGAATCAAAAAATCATCAAAGAGTTGCATCCGCACCACTTGTTCCTGAAGATGCAACACTTTTGTTTAATAATGCGGGTATGGTACCGTTTAAGTCTATATTTACAGGGGAAGTTCCGACACCGTCTAATCCACGTGCTACATCGTGTCAAACATGTTTGAGAGCCGGGGGGAAGCATAATGACCTAGAAAACGTAGGTCATACTGCACGTCATCATACTTTTTTTGAAATGTTGGGTAATTTTAGTTTTGGGGATTATTTTAAAGAAGAAGTTATCGATTATTCATGGGAATTTATCACAGAAGTTTTAGAACTTCCCGTGGAGAAGCTATGGGTAACCGTGCATGAGAGTGACGATGAAGCAGAAAAGTTATGGCAAAAGCACGTACCGCTAGAGCGTATTATGCGTCTTGGGGATGAAGATAACTTTTGGTCTATGGGAGATACCGGACCTTGTGGACCTTGTTCTGAAATTTTTTATGACCAAGGTAAAGAGCATTTCAACGGCCCTGAGGATAAAATGGGCGGAGAAGGTGACAGATTTTTAGAAATTTGGAACCTTGTATTTATGCAATATGAAGTTAAAGAAAAAGGTGGAGAGCGTATTCCACTTGCAAAACCTTCTATCGATACGGGAATGGGACTAGAGCGTGTAGTAGCTATTAAAGAGGGAGCACTCTCAAACTACGGTTCATCTTTGTTTATGCCTATTATCCGTAAAGTTGAAGAACTTATAGGAAAAGAGTATGAGTATGAAAGCGGTGCGAGTTACCGTGTTATAGCCGATCATATCCGTACAGCAGTATTTTTGCTTTCTCAAGGCATCAACTTCTCAAACGAAGGGCGTGGTTATGTTTTAAGACGTATATTAAGACGTGCGGTTCGTCACGGTTATCTGCTTGGTTTTAGAAAACCGTTTATGTATAAACTTGTTGATACTTTAGTTAGTATTATGGGTAAGGAATATGCATATTTAAGTGAAAAATCAGATGCGGTTAAGGAGCAGATAGAACTTGAAGAAGCAAGATTTTTCAAAACTATTGAGAGCGGTATAGCTTTATTTGAAGATGAACTAGAAAATACAAAAGACGTATTTAGCGGTGAGGTTGCATTTAAACTTTACGATACATTCGGATTCCCTCTTGATTTGACTGAAGATATGTTAAAAAGCCATAACTTAAAGCTAGATGCAGATAAGTTTGACTCTCTTATGAATGAGCAAAGAACTCGTGCAAAAGCTGCTTGGAAAGGCAGTGGAGATGCAGATACTCACGGTGACTTTAAAGTATTGTTAGAAAATTTTGGCGAGAACACTTTTGTAGGTTATGAATTTACAAGCCATTCCGGTGAAGTTCAAGCACTTTTAGATGCGGATTTTAAAATAACAGGCTCATTAACCGAGGGTGAAAAAGGCTGGGTTCTTTTAGATATCACTCCTTTTTATGCTGAGAGCGGTGGACAAGTCGGAGATACTGGAGAGTTAGAAGGTTTTGCAAAAGTACTAGACACTAAAAAATTCTTCGGACTTAACTTATCTCAAATAGAGGTAACTAAAGAGTTAAAAGTTTCAACCGTTGTAGATAGCCATGTTGATATATCGCGTCAAGAGATTACAAAACACCATTCGGCTACTCACTTGCTTCATGCCGTACTTTTTGATGTACTGGGTGATCATATATCACAAGCGGGTTCATTAAACGAAGCAAATCGTTTACGTTTTGATTTCTCACACCCTAAAGCCTTGGAACATTCAGAACTTGCCGAGATAGAACAGCGTGTAAATGCTATTATCGCTCGCGGTATAGATGCAAAAACAGAAGTCATGGATATAGATCGTGCAAGAGAGAGCGGGGCTAAAGCTCAGTTTGGTGAGAAATACGGTGACGATGTGCGTGTTGTGAGTTTTGAAGATGCATCTATTGAGCTTTGCGGTGGTGTGCATGTTGGCAACACTGCATCTATAGGTAGTTTTATAATCACAAAAGAGAGTGGTGTAAGTGCCGGTGTCAGACGTATAGAGGCTGTTGTAGGGCGTGCTGCATATGAGCACTTTTGTGAGCAAAGAATGTTGCTTAAACAAGTAGAATCCGAAGTTAAAAATCTTGACGTAATTGCCGGTATAAACAGACTTAAATCAACTATTGAAGAGCTAAAAGTAGAAGTAAAAGAAGCTCAAGAGTCTGCTAAAGTTGAGATAACAGCTTCAGAGATAAACGGTGTAGCTGTTGTAGTTGAAGAGTATCCAAACGGCGACATCAAAGAAAAAATAGATGAGCTTAAAAATCAAAACGATAAACTTTGTGCAATGCTTTTCCAGGTAAAAGGCGATAAAGTTCTAATAGCTGCAGGTGTTAAAGATGCAAATGCTAAAGCGGGTGATTGGATTAAGCAGATTGCACCTATTTTAGGTGGTGGCGGCGGTGGTCGTCCTGACTTTGCACAAGCAGGTGGAAAAGACAAAACTAAACTTCCTGAAGCTAAAGAGGCTTCACTTAAGTTCATTACAGAGGCTCTTTCATAG
- a CDS encoding DUF523 domain-containing protein: MKKKVIISACLLGEYCRYDGKTKAVDAVINKFKDCEIIPFCPEAPLFGTPRERINVVLVDNKNRIITDETNIDVTQKLKEEIASFLEKYLDADEVILKSKSPSCGLGTTPILDKDKNILEYGNGLAADMFLKQFPKSFIKDENEYI; the protein is encoded by the coding sequence ATGAAAAAAAAAGTAATAATATCTGCATGTTTGTTAGGTGAGTATTGCAGGTATGACGGTAAAACAAAAGCCGTAGATGCAGTTATAAACAAGTTTAAAGATTGTGAAATTATTCCGTTTTGTCCCGAAGCTCCTCTTTTTGGAACTCCAAGGGAGAGAATAAATGTTGTTTTAGTCGATAATAAAAATAGAATTATTACGGATGAAACAAATATAGACGTCACACAAAAACTAAAAGAAGAGATAGCTTCTTTTTTAGAAAAATATTTAGATGCAGACGAAGTTATTTTAAAATCAAAATCTCCTTCATGCGGTTTAGGGACTACGCCTATTTTAGATAAAGATAAAAATATATTAGAATATGGAAACGGTTTGGCGGCTGATATGTTTTTAAAACAGTTTCCCAAAAGTTTTATAAAAGATGAAAACGAATATATCTAA
- a CDS encoding YraN family protein, translating into MSRKKGDIAEELAAKYLYDHGHEIVDRNFYSRFGEIDIISIKDEVLHFIEVKSAEDYEKAIQNITPTKLSRLIKTGDIYMKKNSLDLNYVYDAIVVVQDDISYVENITL; encoded by the coding sequence ATGAGTAGAAAAAAAGGAGATATTGCCGAAGAATTGGCGGCTAAATATCTTTACGATCATGGTCATGAGATAGTTGATAGAAACTTTTACTCACGTTTTGGTGAGATAGATATAATAAGCATAAAGGATGAAGTTCTTCATTTCATAGAAGTTAAAAGTGCTGAAGATTATGAAAAGGCTATCCAAAATATCACTCCGACAAAACTCTCACGCCTTATAAAAACAGGCGATATTTACATGAAAAAAAATTCTTTAGATTTGAATTATGTTTACGATGCTATAGTTGTAGTACAAGATGATATCTCTTATGTGGAGAATATAACTCTTTAA
- a CDS encoding aldehyde dehydrogenase family protein, translated as MNSAKIFFGSNEATKDEISQRRSPYNKRVVSTAPVCDADDTIKALKIAQKATKATRASTLSQRCNWLLDVANNLALNKEDIAMTITDEVGKPLAFARVEVDRAIETLTLSAETMRTMHGETINTDAMASGKKTMSFFRREPVGVVAAITPFNFPLNLVAHKLGPALVAGNAVVLKPTPEAPLTAYKFAKLFINSRYAIKDALSVVYGDAEVGSALVTSDIPRVVSFTGSVPVGEIITKSAGIKKVGLELGGNAATFIDKSADLDLAANRCALGAFINSGQVCISLQRIYVDADIYDEFAQKMAEETKKLKVGSPYDEETFMGPLIDDDACERAMSWVQSAIDEGARALLEPKVEDRTFYPCVMADVRDDMAIVCEEVFAPIVSLVKVNGFDDALPRMNNSPYGLQFSVFTNDLSLTNRAIDELDAGGVVINDMPTLRFDIQPYGGVKLSGVGREGPKFAIEEMTEIKSVIICR; from the coding sequence ATGAATAGTGCAAAGATTTTTTTTGGCTCAAACGAGGCTACAAAAGATGAGATAAGCCAAAGAAGAAGTCCATACAATAAAAGGGTTGTTTCTACCGCTCCGGTATGTGATGCAGATGATACAATCAAGGCCTTAAAAATAGCCCAGAAGGCAACAAAAGCTACCCGTGCATCTACACTAAGCCAAAGATGTAACTGGCTTTTAGATGTAGCAAATAATCTTGCTTTAAATAAAGAAGATATAGCTATGACCATAACTGATGAGGTCGGAAAACCTTTGGCATTTGCACGGGTTGAGGTTGATCGTGCTATAGAGACTTTAACATTAAGTGCAGAGACTATGCGTACAATGCATGGTGAGACGATAAACACGGATGCAATGGCAAGCGGTAAAAAAACTATGAGTTTTTTTCGACGTGAGCCTGTCGGTGTAGTAGCTGCTATTACACCGTTTAATTTTCCTCTAAATTTAGTTGCACATAAACTAGGTCCTGCTTTAGTTGCGGGAAATGCAGTTGTACTAAAACCGACACCCGAAGCTCCTTTGACTGCATACAAGTTTGCAAAACTTTTCATAAACAGCAGATATGCCATAAAAGATGCACTAAGTGTAGTTTACGGGGATGCAGAGGTTGGTTCTGCTTTAGTAACATCCGACATTCCCCGTGTTGTAAGTTTTACGGGAAGCGTACCCGTCGGGGAAATAATTACAAAATCTGCAGGGATTAAAAAAGTCGGACTTGAACTTGGCGGTAATGCCGCTACGTTTATAGACAAGTCGGCTGATTTAGACTTAGCAGCAAACAGATGTGCATTAGGTGCATTTATAAATTCGGGTCAAGTTTGTATCTCTCTTCAGCGTATCTATGTAGATGCAGATATTTATGATGAGTTTGCACAAAAGATGGCAGAAGAGACTAAAAAACTAAAAGTGGGAAGTCCATACGATGAAGAGACCTTTATGGGACCTCTTATTGATGATGATGCGTGTGAACGCGCAATGAGTTGGGTACAAAGTGCGATAGATGAAGGTGCTCGTGCCCTTTTAGAACCTAAAGTCGAAGATAGAACGTTTTATCCTTGTGTAATGGCAGATGTGCGTGATGATATGGCTATAGTATGTGAGGAAGTTTTTGCTCCGATTGTCTCACTTGTTAAGGTTAACGGTTTTGACGATGCACTTCCTCGTATGAACAACTCTCCATATGGATTACAGTTTTCGGTGTTTACGAACGATTTATCATTAACAAACCGTGCAATAGACGAACTTGATGCAGGCGGGGTTGTTATAAACGATATGCCGACGCTTAGGTTTGATATTCAGCCATACGGCGGTGTAAAACTAAGCGGAGTAGGACGGGAAGGTCCAAAGTTTGCCATTGAGGAGATGACAGAGATAAAAAGTGTCATAATCTGTCGATAA
- a CDS encoding GDSL-type esterase/lipase family protein, protein MKNYLIVALLILSIIIFFRNMTNNDKEILLSSDATVLAFGDSLTYGFGSDKSYPDFFKEKTLLNTINAGVNGEISAEGVERLKDYLAFEPDLVILCHGGNDILQKLPRNELKSNLKKMIKSIKEVGAKVLLVGVPEFNLLDMDAIDLYHEVAQEEDVLYEEDIIGYIQRRNNLKSDYVHPNEKGYEMMADTFIEILKDNNYIK, encoded by the coding sequence ATGAAAAACTATCTAATTGTAGCACTTCTTATTTTAAGTATAATAATCTTCTTTCGCAATATGACAAATAATGACAAGGAAATACTTTTGAGTAGCGATGCAACTGTTTTGGCATTTGGCGATAGTCTTACATATGGATTTGGTTCAGATAAAAGTTATCCTGATTTTTTTAAAGAAAAAACATTATTAAATACAATAAATGCAGGCGTTAACGGTGAGATATCTGCCGAGGGTGTTGAGAGATTAAAAGATTATTTGGCTTTTGAACCCGACTTGGTTATTTTGTGTCACGGCGGAAATGATATATTGCAAAAACTGCCTCGTAATGAACTAAAATCAAACCTTAAAAAAATGATTAAAAGCATAAAAGAGGTCGGTGCAAAAGTTTTACTAGTTGGTGTGCCTGAATTTAACCTGCTTGATATGGATGCAATAGATTTATACCATGAAGTGGCACAAGAAGAAGATGTACTTTATGAGGAAGATATTATAGGTTATATTCAAAGAAGAAATAATCTAAAAAGCGACTATGTTCATCCAAATGAAAAAGGGTATGAAATGATGGCTGATACTTTTATAGAGATACTAAAAGATAATAACTACATCAAATAA